From a single Thermodesulfobacteriota bacterium genomic region:
- a CDS encoding methyltransferase domain-containing protein, which translates to MTTTAPAPGPTAAAIAAHYDATMYQPVFLDYFGGSQFANFGYWDREDLTQKEACQALMDRLFDLYAGHPPARALDVACGKGASTRALADRFPAAQVHGVNISVKQLATATTVAPGCGLAAMDAVALGFAGASFDLVVAVEAAFHFQTRERFFREAWRVLAPGGTLLLTDILMNREAESTLPFRSAANFLPDPAAYQALLARTGFGRIDVLDRTRECWHGCYWNMVRQAHASFLARRIDRPKLAAYLEKAYRMVGQVECYLLAAARKEGA; encoded by the coding sequence ATGACCACCACCGCCCCCGCCCCTGGCCCGACGGCCGCCGCCATCGCGGCCCATTACGACGCCACCATGTACCAGCCGGTGTTCCTGGACTATTTCGGCGGCAGCCAGTTTGCCAACTTCGGCTACTGGGATCGGGAAGATCTCACCCAGAAGGAGGCCTGCCAGGCGCTCATGGACCGGCTTTTCGACCTTTATGCCGGCCACCCGCCCGCCCGGGCCCTGGATGTGGCCTGCGGCAAGGGCGCCTCCACCCGGGCCCTGGCCGACCGCTTCCCGGCCGCCCAGGTGCACGGGGTGAACATCTCTGTGAAGCAGCTGGCCACCGCCACCACCGTGGCGCCGGGCTGCGGCCTTGCCGCCATGGATGCGGTGGCCCTGGGCTTTGCCGGCGCCAGCTTCGACCTCGTGGTGGCGGTGGAAGCGGCCTTCCATTTCCAGACCCGGGAGCGGTTCTTCCGGGAGGCCTGGCGGGTCCTGGCACCGGGCGGCACCCTGCTTCTCACCGACATCCTCATGAACCGGGAGGCCGAGAGCACCTTGCCCTTCCGCAGTGCGGCCAACTTCCTGCCCGACCCCGCGGCCTACCAGGCGCTCCTGGCCCGCACCGGCTTTGGCCGCATCGACGTCTTGGACCGCACCCGGGAATGCTGGCACGGCTGCTACTGGAACATGGTGCGGCAGGCCCACGCCAGCTTTCTGGCCCGGCGGATCGACCGCCCCAAGCTGGCCGCCTACCTGGAGAAGGCCTACCGGATGGTGGGCCAGGTGGAGTGCTACCTCCTGGCCGCGGCGAGGAAGGAGGGGGCATGA
- a CDS encoding class I SAM-dependent methyltransferase: MSTAGSPSVFAIADDCQPNRDGYDSLMYWPPLEEYYGGSDFVNYGYWLPGTPDARAAAENLMERLLAWVPAKEGLILDVACGKGASTRHLLRHYPAAAVTGINISAKQLATCQARVPGPRFLLMDAVALGFADETFDTVLCVEAAFHFCTRERFFREAWRVLKPGGRLVVSDILLTREAEERRRFRHVQNFLPDPAAYQALLAQCGFAGVRLEDATGPSFHGAYWHLVQFSHAKLLRGEMTVASLKNFLKRVLAFVPEIRYYLLACGTRPAGTGGRP, from the coding sequence ATGAGCACGGCCGGAAGCCCTTCGGTCTTCGCCATCGCCGACGACTGCCAGCCCAACCGGGATGGCTACGACAGCCTCATGTACTGGCCGCCGTTGGAGGAGTATTACGGCGGCAGCGACTTCGTCAACTACGGCTACTGGCTGCCCGGCACCCCGGACGCCCGGGCCGCGGCGGAAAACCTCATGGAGCGGCTCCTGGCCTGGGTGCCGGCCAAAGAGGGTCTCATCCTGGACGTGGCCTGTGGCAAGGGGGCGTCCACCCGGCATCTGCTCCGCCACTACCCGGCGGCCGCCGTAACCGGCATCAACATCTCCGCCAAGCAGCTGGCCACCTGCCAGGCGCGGGTGCCCGGCCCCCGGTTCCTGCTCATGGATGCCGTGGCCCTGGGCTTTGCCGATGAGACCTTCGACACCGTTCTCTGTGTCGAGGCGGCCTTCCATTTCTGCACCCGGGAGCGGTTCTTCCGGGAGGCTTGGCGGGTGCTCAAGCCCGGCGGCCGGCTGGTGGTCTCGGACATCCTGCTCACCCGGGAGGCCGAGGAGCGCCGCCGCTTCCGGCACGTGCAAAACTTCCTGCCCGACCCGGCCGCCTACCAGGCGCTCCTGGCGCAATGCGGCTTTGCCGGCGTGCGGCTGGAGGATGCCACCGGCCCCTCCTTCCACGGCGCCTACTGGCACCTGGTGCAGTTCAGCCACGCGAAGCTCCTGCGGGGCGAGATGACCGTGGCCTCCCTCAAGAATTTCCTGAAACGGGTTCTGGCCTTCGTGCCGGAGATCCGCTACTACCTCCTGGCCTGCGGCACCAGGCCGGCTGGCACCGGAGGGCGGCCATGA
- a CDS encoding class I SAM-dependent methyltransferase, protein MSFLPVNMTYEPFAKEPEYIAANQAFVAAMPLAGCRRLLDLACGIGTMTRLLRERQPGLAIIGLDLSAESLAIARDGLACLVRGTADRLPFPDRVFDAVVMGNAIHMLPDPDRLLAEVRRVLVPGGFFAFNSSFYAGTMPKGTEAFHHEWMRQALACLAARPGLTRKRGTRPAAFSRPWPSPQEWAAVLARHGLGVVYRFERPVLMTRRSFETIGAYGGFAQVILSGYPVAEASFALQSTAAPALAAVAMTEVPRLWLEVIAS, encoded by the coding sequence ATGAGCTTCTTGCCGGTCAACATGACCTACGAGCCCTTTGCCAAGGAGCCCGAGTACATCGCCGCCAACCAGGCCTTTGTGGCCGCGATGCCCCTGGCCGGCTGTCGCCGGCTTCTGGATCTGGCCTGCGGCATCGGCACCATGACCCGGCTTCTCCGGGAGCGCCAGCCGGGGCTGGCGATCATTGGTCTCGATCTGTCCGCCGAGTCCCTGGCCATTGCCCGGGATGGCCTGGCCTGCCTGGTCCGGGGGACCGCCGACCGGCTGCCCTTTCCGGACCGGGTCTTCGACGCGGTGGTCATGGGCAACGCCATCCACATGCTGCCCGACCCGGACCGCCTGCTGGCCGAGGTGCGCCGGGTGCTGGTCCCGGGCGGCTTCTTTGCCTTCAACAGCTCTTTTTATGCCGGCACCATGCCCAAGGGCACCGAGGCCTTCCACCACGAATGGATGCGCCAGGCCCTGGCCTGTCTGGCGGCCCGGCCCGGCCTGACCCGGAAGCGGGGCACCCGGCCGGCTGCCTTCTCTCGGCCGTGGCCCAGCCCCCAGGAGTGGGCGGCCGTCCTGGCCCGGCACGGCCTGGGGGTGGTGTACCGCTTTGAGCGCCCGGTGCTGATGACCCGCCGCAGCTTCGAGACCATCGGCGCCTACGGCGGCTTTGCCCAGGTGATCCTGAGCGGCTATCCGGTGGCCGAGGCCAGCTTTGCCTTGCAGTCCACCGCGGCGCCAGCCCTGGCCGCCGTGGCCATGACCGAGGTGCCCCGGTTGTGGCTGGAGGTGATTGCCTCATGA
- a CDS encoding four helix bundle suffix domain-containing protein has product MTGVARASLEELLEDYRDFLRLRDLPLWAKDSPEAQYVRRLGMAKPLSFEAFREFVATRPAEVVANMTICLIHQTNFLLDRQLAALEDRFLQDGGLRERMTRARLAAREQQKRGK; this is encoded by the coding sequence ATGACCGGCGTGGCCCGGGCCAGCCTGGAGGAGCTGCTGGAGGACTACCGGGACTTCCTGCGGCTGCGGGATCTGCCGCTCTGGGCCAAGGACAGTCCCGAGGCGCAGTACGTCCGGCGGCTTGGCATGGCGAAGCCGCTGTCCTTCGAGGCCTTCCGGGAATTCGTGGCGACCCGGCCAGCCGAGGTGGTGGCCAACATGACCATCTGTCTTATCCACCAGACCAACTTTCTCCTGGACCGGCAGCTGGCTGCCCTGGAAGATCGGTTCCTGCAGGACGGCGGGCTCCGGGAGCGGATGACCCGGGCTCGGCTTGCGGCCCGGGAGCAACAAAAGAGAGGGAAGTAG